The Mycobacterium sp. 3519A genome contains a region encoding:
- a CDS encoding DinB family protein: protein MSHSTADRAALAADLQRARTDFRHLLQAADERDWTKSTEDTRWTNEQLLFHMVFGYMVVRRLIFLVRILGRLPDGVSRWFARILDAVARPFHMINYYGTCAAALVYNRRRMGEKMERVIDRLQRSLAAESDESFCRGMHYPTSWDLYFRDYMTLADIYRYPGQHYDHHRRQLTLTKM, encoded by the coding sequence ATGTCGCACTCAACCGCCGACCGGGCCGCATTGGCCGCCGACCTGCAACGTGCCCGGACCGATTTTCGGCACTTGTTGCAAGCTGCCGACGAGCGGGACTGGACCAAGTCCACCGAGGACACGCGGTGGACCAACGAGCAGTTGCTGTTCCACATGGTGTTCGGCTACATGGTGGTGCGACGGCTGATCTTCCTGGTTCGCATACTCGGACGTCTGCCTGACGGCGTCAGCCGATGGTTCGCGCGGATTCTCGACGCGGTCGCGCGACCGTTTCACATGATCAACTACTACGGAACCTGCGCAGCTGCCCTTGTCTACAACCGCCGCCGCATGGGCGAGAAGATGGAAAGGGTGATCGACAGGCTGCAGCGGTCACTCGCTGCCGAAAGCGACGAATCATTCTGTCGCGGTATGCATTACCCGACTAGCTGGGATCTCTATTTCCGCGATTATATGACGCTCGCGGACATCTACCGGTACCCAGGACAGCACTACGACCACCATCGGCGACAACTGACGCTGACCAAGATGTGA
- a CDS encoding DUF4239 domain-containing protein has translation MSRWLVNNLPSWLLLLGIIVAITGAAMLIQRFVRRRYPQLRGEEHNDVTRFAFGVVGFVFAFFIGFVVSAMWGQINDADGRARSEGTAGVQLARDAAVFDDADRKRIRTSLLDYEHAAVTEWGEVANGRTYPQADEALSRLNAAYDQVQAKTDAQKARLAASYSNLDALSKARAERTFQARTDIGPPWSLWAVIFLTSGLLLGGAIIYGVERPATHYTMVAILGVLVGAQLFLVLELSHPFIGEIATSPEPLREVIHVLTTAPAASKR, from the coding sequence TTGAGCCGATGGTTGGTCAACAATCTGCCCTCGTGGCTTCTGCTGCTGGGGATCATCGTCGCCATCACCGGCGCAGCGATGCTGATTCAGCGCTTCGTGCGTCGCCGCTATCCGCAGCTGAGAGGTGAGGAGCACAACGACGTCACGAGGTTCGCGTTCGGCGTCGTCGGATTCGTCTTCGCGTTCTTCATCGGATTCGTGGTCTCGGCGATGTGGGGGCAGATCAACGACGCGGACGGCCGAGCCCGCAGCGAGGGAACCGCCGGTGTGCAACTCGCCAGGGACGCCGCGGTGTTCGACGACGCCGACAGAAAGCGGATTCGGACAAGCTTGTTGGACTACGAGCACGCGGCTGTGACCGAATGGGGCGAGGTTGCCAACGGACGCACCTATCCACAGGCCGACGAAGCACTGTCCCGTTTGAACGCGGCATACGATCAGGTCCAGGCCAAGACCGACGCTCAGAAAGCGCGTCTCGCCGCGTCCTACTCCAACCTCGACGCGCTCAGTAAGGCACGTGCTGAGCGAACGTTCCAGGCGCGCACCGACATTGGTCCGCCATGGTCGTTGTGGGCGGTCATCTTCCTCACCAGCGGACTGCTGCTCGGCGGCGCGATCATCTATGGCGTGGAGAGACCGGCCACGCACTACACAATGGTCGCCATCCTCGGTGTACTCGTCGGGGCGCAGCTGTTCCTTGTGCTGGAGTTGTCACACCCGTTCATCGGTGAAATCGCGACGTCACCCGAACCCCTGCGCGAAGTGATTCACGTGCTGACGACAGCGCCGGCGGCGTCGAAGCGATAA
- a CDS encoding TetR/AcrR family transcriptional regulator: protein MAAPRKARADDGGTRRRLIEATAQIMHDEGYAAATSRRVAAKVGVRQPLVHYYFPTMDDLFLAVLREGADAALNQMRAALTDDDPLRALWAVNSDRRRTVLNTEFMALANHRKVIGAELSAYAERVRDIETAAVTVALRAHGIDLDTYPPIVISMLIAQIARSLCNEDAVGVALGHEEMRHFVERQIDALTKQAP from the coding sequence ATGGCCGCGCCGCGCAAAGCGAGGGCCGACGACGGCGGCACTCGGCGCCGGCTCATCGAGGCGACCGCCCAGATCATGCACGACGAGGGCTATGCGGCTGCCACTTCTCGCCGAGTGGCCGCCAAGGTCGGGGTGCGGCAGCCTCTCGTGCACTACTACTTCCCCACGATGGACGACCTGTTCCTCGCGGTGCTGCGCGAGGGCGCGGACGCCGCGCTGAATCAGATGCGCGCCGCGCTGACCGACGACGATCCGTTGCGGGCACTGTGGGCCGTCAACAGCGACCGGCGGCGCACCGTACTGAACACCGAATTCATGGCACTTGCCAACCACCGCAAGGTAATTGGCGCTGAGCTCAGCGCGTATGCCGAACGCGTTCGCGATATCGAGACCGCAGCCGTCACCGTCGCGTTACGCGCGCACGGCATCGACTTGGACACCTACCCGCCGATCGTGATCTCGATGCTGATCGCGCAGATCGCGCGCAGCCTCTGCAACGAGGACGCCGTCGGCGTCGCCCTGGGACATGAGGAGATGCGCCACTTCGTTGAACGGCAGATCGATGCGCTGACCAAGCAGGCGCCGTAG